Proteins co-encoded in one Pseudophryne corroboree isolate aPseCor3 chromosome 1, aPseCor3.hap2, whole genome shotgun sequence genomic window:
- the ATP5F1E gene encoding ATP synthase subunit epsilon, mitochondrial: MVAYWRQAGLGYIRYSQICAQAVRAALKPQFKVKAEKVGIMDWTLLTMDASLRGRGQ; encoded by the coding sequence ATGGTGGCGTACTGGAGACAAGCCGGGCTCGGTTATATCCGCTACTCTCAGATCTGCGCGCAGGCAGTGAGAGCGGCGCTGAAACCACAATTTAAAGTAAAGGCAGAGAAGGTGGGGATCATGGACTGGACgctgctgacaatggatgccagtctcagaggcagGGGGCAGTAG